In Oreochromis niloticus isolate F11D_XX linkage group LG12, O_niloticus_UMD_NMBU, whole genome shotgun sequence, the DNA window taaagatcagggtgatggcaagaagaccctccaacctgaaagatttggagctcattgctaaagatgaatgggcaaaaatgcctgtggagacaagcaaaaagctggtctgcaattataggaagcgtttgattgctgtaatagccaataaaggcttttttctattgattattgagaagggtatgaataattctggacatgatactttttgctaaaatataaataaaacctgagaaatatttttttccacaatgatgcctcttgtacatcgtcttattatctttggggagacacctgtgtcatttctgctcaaaaaagaacttgcttgttgaacaaaagtaactttaagtcaaaattcggcaggggtatgaataattatgggcttaactgtatatatttgagtaaatacaaaataaattcaaactcgtgcacccagttcttgttttttaaattcattaaagatgtacaATCATTCCATGCTGGagaaagaaaagttcaaagacaTTATTAAGGCCAAACATTTCCATGAAATTCGTGCCCATTGTGAGTGGAAGTAAACTTCTGACCATAACTgtatataattattattaggAATGTCTTTCCTTGCACATATATATGCTTAGTTTTCCACCATCCCTCCATTTCCTGACAGTCCTTTTTAGGTAATTTGAACTTCCTGCATCCGTTGGGAAGGTCAAAATATTCCACAAAGCCCGGCACTTGTGTGAACATGTCACAAATTAAATCCCACCAGCACTGAATAAATAAGTGATGAAGAGGAACTGATCAGCAGATTTGGAGGTACTGTACCATTTCGGAAAAAGACTGTGTTCTGCTGACAGCCTGACACTCTCCTGGAGTTTCTCAGTAAATGAACTCTTCATGGATGAGTAACCGATTGATGATCAGCACTGTTTGTGGCTCCTGCTTCACATTAGCTACACTATAGCTTAGTGAGCTATAGAGTCTACACTTTCCTACAGCGAGTTTACTActtttttgtttctattttttaaagAGAGACGTTACCAGAGATTTGGAAGTAAACTACACAGTTCAGAACAAAGTTTCCAGAGGCCTCTTTAACCTTGGTGGGTGTAACTTGCTAAATTCGACCAGCAGGTGGCACCAAAGTCCCGTTTGTAATATCCTACCcagtcattttaaagttttaatgtCCCCGTTCTTAGAAAATGAGTAATAATCGGGGAACACCGCACTGTTTACATCCAAACAGTAGAAGCTTAACCACCATAAACAAACTGTCACCAGAAATATTTCacttacttttctttttgaattaGACTGAAAGATGGGCTATTTCGGCAACACAACAGACATTTGTCTTTCCTCGGCGCTTGGATAAATATAATTTGGGGGATAAAGTTAAGcaatataatcagcagataactataattacttttttccccccatcaaCAAGCTCGATAAACATTAGCCCGAGTGCAGCAGCGAGTGTCCCATGACTGCTCTGGAAAGGCGGGTTCTCACTTGAGGCGCAATATATAAACCAACCTCCAAAGGGAGCCTCAAACACTGCAGGCCGCTGGACTGGCACCTCCTCTGACATCCTCTCACTTTGCATAACACCTGCCAAGGAAGGCCGATCACCTGACAGAGAAGCCCAGCGAGCGCAGGGGACAACACAGCGGACACCTTTGCTTACACATGTAAGTGACACCTACCTTTAATCTCTACTCATGCTCCCCGTCTTTCCCCCCCTCTCACTCCTTTTGAATTACGTAAGAGCAGCAAGGCAGATTAACATCCCGCTATTTTCTATAGGCCTGAGTGAGTACTAACAAACCAGCCCAGTTACTCCCAGTCTCTCAAACCTCTTTCTGAAGTTTTAGGTGGGATTTGTTTGTGCAAGTGGGATTTGAAAGGCTGCTGTAATTATGTAAGTCCCCCACAGTGCCACACGCGTGGATTTACTCTCTTAACCGCCTATTAAACACACTTTACTCGCCAAAGCTTAAAGAAAACTAAATCAGCTGCTTGTTTTACTGCAGCGCCATTTCCTCTCTATGAAAATGCTGATTAACACTGAATGCTCAGTAAAACTGCACAGCtgtgcattttccatttttgCCATACTTACCTGCTGCTTTCATCCTAATCATGATTTAATGAATTGCTCCAACAAAACACTGTGTGGAAATGTCATGTAGTAGCGGTAGTGTCATGTCCAACTTTAGTGTGAAGTGTATGAAGTGTTAATATACTGCTGATAACAAGAAACACTTCCTTTTTTCTACCATTAGCCAGTAAATCATGGATACCAGGCAAAGTGGTGTGTACTGTTTGGTTGTGTCACGTACTGGAGTTTGGGCTTGTTAATATGTAACTCATCTTAGCCTTTCCAAGGATTGAAAATGAGGAGTTTCCGCCACTAACTTGCGCATTtctgtgtctgtttttgttttattgcagtGTGCATCATCAGAGGCTGCCCGTCACAATGGATTTCTCCCCCATCTGTATACCTTCTCATTTCACAATGAAGCCTACAGAGAAACCCTGCATACCTAGCTAGCAATTAATTTAAATCTCCTTCCCTTTGGAACTTTTAGATCTGAACTAAAGGGCTCTTCTATTTTTTATTGTGGtagtaatttatttataaaaacataTTACCTCATAAGTTACTGTTAAACCGCAggggggaaagagaaaaaaaagtggctTGGAATAAGAGTGATTGTGACAAAAACTTAGTTATATTGTGAGAAGCGATGGATACAACTACATTAGCGACCCTGGCTGCTGCCACCACCGTGGCTCTGGCCTCTCAGTCTGACATGTCGGGCTACCTGTGGCTGCTGGTGCTAGGCTTCATTATTGCCTTCATCCTGGCTTTCTCTGTGGGGGCCAATGATGTGGCCAACTCATTCGGTACAGCGGTGGGCTCTGGTGTGGTCACTTTGCGGCAGGCTTGCATCTTGGCCACCATCTTTGAGACCGTGGGCTCGGTCCTGCTGGGGGCCAAAGTAAGCGAGACCATCCGGAAGGGGATCATTGACGTCCGGATGTACAATGGCTCGGAACACGTCTTGATGGCGGGATCGATAAGTGCTATGTGTGGTGAGTGCACAGACAGTGATGACTTGAACGATCGGAGCACGTGTGTGCTGAAGATGTTCGGCCTGGTGTGTTTTCAGCGATCGCGATTGTGCCTTTGTTCTCCAGGCTCTGCTGTGTGGCAGCTGGCAGCGTCGTTCCTGAAGCTCCCCATTTCTGGAACCCACTGTATTGTTGGAGCAACAATTGGGTTTTCCATGGTAGCCAGAGGTCACCAAGGGGTGAAATGGATGGAACTTCTGCGCATTGGTGAATacgtgttgttgtttttacccCTACCCCACGCTCGATAGATAGAAATATCCGTTAAATCTGAAATGCAAGTCGAATTAAAAGCAAATTTATTCCTAATGCATTGAAAATATGCTCTGCTTGTCCACAGTGGCCTCCTGGTTCCTGTCCCCCGTGCTGTCAGGCATCATGTCAGCAATTCTCTTCTATTTTGTCCGCAAATTCATTCTGAATAAGGTAAAGCTTATTCACTGGGAATACTTAATCAGGTCCATTAAAATAACGAGCACTCATACCTTCTGTAGTTTGGAGGGTTTCAGCTGAGCAGTCAGGTCTCTCAAAGAGTTAAAATATAAACGTAGAGGCACCAACAGCTGAACAGAGAACAGCTTGTTTCTGATCATTTTTGAGTACATGTTGCTACTTTAAACATATAACAGAGACAGTCTGTATTTTTCACAGACTAATCCTGTACCCAACGGCCTGCGAGCCCTTCCTATCTTCTACGCCATCACGATGGGCATCAACCTATTCTCTATCATGTTTACAGGAGCACCATGTGAGTATCGCGTCCTCAGACTGCACtggttttttgtttgattgttgcTTAACACGCCACACTACTGCCACAGCGGTTGAAATCCCGGGATGAGGTGGAGAAGTGTCACACGGGAGAGTTGGGACTCAAAGTAGGTGACAAATAAAGAGGAAgcagtttcattaaaaaaaagaaagaaaggaaaaaccaGTCGCTCTCAAAGAAGCGTTTTCTTGAAGATGTGGAATGTTGTATATAAAAAAACTGCAAAGATCAAAAGTTAAAGCGAGCAAACACAACAGGAAAAATAATCAAAGTGGCTCTACAACAGATTCCGCTAATAAATGGAAAATTTCCATtcctttttgttctgtttgcaGGCTTGAACTAATCAAGGAGTCAGCTGGCCTGGGCCCTTCACTGAAGGCTGCAggcctgtgtgcgtgtgtgtctgtgtgtgggtcATGGAAATTAACACATCGTAGCTCCTGCTATGCAAAATTGCAGCGTAATACAGTATAGTATATTAGACGTCTTAGCCGTCTGTCCGGTCAGTAGAGTTCGAAGCAAGTTTGGCTTCACGTGCATGCTGGAGACAGGACACACCCATGCAGCTGTGGCTTTAATCGTGCGACCTTTTAATTGTTGTTAAGCCGCTGTTGTCTGTGAGGAAAAACAGGTAAGCTAAGTTATTAAATGTTGCCTCACTAAATTCTTTCCACCTGTTTATCTATGCACTGCCATCATTAGCAGGAAAGTGAAATTAAGTTTCTTTAacagcagtttgtttgtttatctctGGGCTGCAAGGCCGGTCTCTTTCACACTATCTGATTGAAGGAGCATGCACTCTCGCTGATACTCTTCTGTGTAAGAACGAGCTGAAGTGCTGGAAGAGGCCGTTGAataattttgcataatttcttAGCAAACGTGACCGTCACGTGACCGCAACCTACAAAATGTGATCTTGACCTTTTGGTTTATGCGAAAGCGTGAGGGTTGCGCTTTTAAGACGTGGCCATCTTTCTAACAGAAAATCAAAGTTGTGCGTTACGTGTCTGTTTCACCTTATCTGAGACCGTGTTCTCTCTCGTGCCCTGTCTTTTGTGCACAGTGCTGGGGTTTGACAGAGTGCCGTGGTGGGGTACGCTGTGCATTTCTCTGGGCTGCGCTGCCGTCACAGCCTTGTTCGTTTGGTTTGTCGTCTGTCCCCGCCTCAAGAAGAAAATCCAAGGTGAGTAAATCTGACTTTAGACTTTCAGGCTATACTTTTGTAAATATGCTGATAAAAAAATGCGACTTATCTATTAAAATTCTACACTGCTACATTGTGGTGGGGAATATTTAAAGTCTTTGGCACAACATCAGTAAATTCAGTCTGAATTAAAATGAACTATTAAGTTAAGACGTTATTGATCCCCAGTAGTGTGTGGACAGACTGGTGCTTAAATAGTGCCTTTCTACTCAATTTGAGCACTCAGTGTGATTTCTACCACAAGTCTCAtacactcacacgcacacacactcaaacagtGCTTTTATCTACACCTAAGCATTTTTATCCaatattcacacacactcactctgggttcagtatcttgcccaaagatacTTTGACACATGTGACTGTATGAGCTGTGGATCCAACCTGCTGATTGGTCAACTTAACTTCAGATACCTCTGACATAAAATTAGAcagagaatagaatagaatagaatattgTCAAGATCatcagaacaaaacaaaagtcagGAATGTGACTCCAACattgtgtttaaaataaaacattaaacataaaaatggaaaataatagATACCATAAATGAGCTATAAATCAAATTTTACAAACATGAAGTTAGTCCTTCAATTACAAGCTGCAACATTAACACGATGTAAAGACTGATGCACTGGTTTTACTTCTGCACTGGGATCACCGCTTTCTCTTGCATTAAAAATCTGAGTGCTTCTTTCATCCAGCACAAACAGCTGCTGCTCCCTGTGCAGCTCCGCTCATGGAGAGGGACTCCAGCAAACCCGTGCAACCGCAGCAGTCCCCAGTATCCCATGCACCCCGACCACAGAGCCCTCCAGCAGACAGTCAGAAGGTGGCTTTTAAACTGGGAGGCTCAGAGGAGACGGATTTAGACAGCATAGATGCAGAAACCAAAGACCTGGACATCGCCAATGGTAATGACTTGAATCTGCACTCTAAATAGAGTATAACCAGAAGAAACTCCAACAGCTGAATTACATTTAACTGTTTATTTTCATAGGTCTGAATGGGACCGTAGGCCCCATGGTGATCACTGATCCTCACAGTGGTCGGTCCCACACAATCCACAAAGACTCTGGCCTTTACAAGGACCTGCTGCACAAGCTCCACATGGCCAAGGTTGGCGAATGCATTGGTGACAGCGACACAGAAGAGCGGCCCATCCGGAGGAACAACAGCTACACCTCCTACACCATGGCTATTTACGGAATTCAAGGAGATGTCAGGTACAAAGACGGGGACGGTGGGCTGCAGAGGAGACCGAGAGTGGACAGTTACAGCAGCTACAGCTCAGCAGTGTCCAACAGGAGTGCAGCTCTGGACGAGAATGTGGCCCAAGAAGCTGGCACGGACCTCGCTGGCACGGACCTGGAAGAGGATGAGCTGGAAGTCGACCAGCCTGCCGTTTCCTCGCTTTTCCAGTTCCTGCAGATACTCACTGCCTGCTTTGGCTCTTTTGCTCATGGAGGGAATGATGTCAGGTAGGCaaggatgtttgttttttctgaagaATTCATGTACGTTGGTTTATTCAGATGGCTtacagaaactttttttttcgcATTAGCAATGCTATTGGCCCACTGGTGGCTCTCTGGCTTCTGTATGAGAGTGGCTCCGTCTTGTCAAGTGCACCGACACCTATCTGGCTGCTTCTTTACGGTGGAGCCGGCATCTGCATTGGACTCTGGGTGTGGGGTCGGAGGGTGATCCAGACCATGGGCAAAGATCTCACCCCTATTACACCCTCGAGGTATGCGGCCGACAAATAAAATCCTTATTTGTGTTAAAGTCGAAGCATACTGACTCTTCCTTCTCTTCTAGTGGATTCAGCATCGAGCTGGCCTCAGCAATCACAGTTGTGGTGGCATCCAATATTGGCCTTCCTGTCAGCACAACCCACTGCAAGGTAATGAAACTAAAGGGACTGTCTTTACTACAAATAGACGCATACGTTAGAAATAAGCTAAGTTTTCTGCACAAGTAACGTACACAGTGGCGCATGACCCGATGAGCTCTTAAATTATGTGCACACAGGTGGGATCCGTGGTGGCCGTGGGATGGTTACGTTCCCGGAAGTCAGTCGACTGGCGTTTGTTCAGGAATATCTTCATAGCCTGGTTTGTTACTGTTCCGATCTCTGGGCTGATCAGCGCTGCCATCATGGCTCTCTTCATCTATGTTGTTCTCTGAGGCCAGCACTGTCCAGCAACACTCCTACTTGAGTTGATGGACTGCAGCCAACAAGTTGTTTGACTCTGATAAATCCTACGCCAATAAAAATGTCCTGTTTGTTCTCCGTTTGCTAATGATTTATATTATATCATTGAGTCAAGGCAATTATTTTATCTCCCATGGTCACGTCCTTGAATTATGTAGACTCTAATAACATTCTTCAGTTATCCGAAAGACTGTGATCTTGTATATCCTTTTGTATATTTGTATAGAAGCAATGTTTTCATCAGATGATTCCCTTTTGACTGAAAAAGAACGAGCAGCAGTTGTATGTTTGGATATTTGGATACAGTAAAATATGGAGTTGCTTGATTTGATGATATTTCGATGTATTTTACTCACCattaaagattttcttttacaGAAAGATGCTTTTCTGAGTGTTAATGTGGGAGGGATGGATTagtaaaagcaacaaaacatCATCATGAATTTGATCGGAAAACTGTTCATTAAAAAATGAACATTAGAGTTTTCACTAAGGTGGACGTTATAGTGAACCATCGACACTAATAGTGTCAGCGGTAGTGCGTCTGATTCTCCTCAATGTTTGGgtgctatttttgcaaaatccACGAGGTGGCAGTGCTGCAGCAGCcgcttttacacacacaccgACTCCCCCTCCATACAGGAAGAACCATTAAAtgcacagtactgtgcaaaggtcTTGTCTTTGTATTTCGCTTCCAAGAAGCcagattttcttgtaatttttttttcaagtctGGTACCTGAAAAGTCTTGACTGAAACAGAAATTTTTCCGAAGAatctttttttggttgtttaaGCCGCTTAACACAGAACCATGAATCATTCAAACATTAAAATGCACCTAATTAATGAGATGAACCAGttttgtgtctacacataactgACGACTTGGTAAAGAACCGAATTTAATGTGTATCTTTTTGCTATTAGCATCCTGACAGAGAACTACATT includes these proteins:
- the slc20a1a gene encoding sodium-dependent phosphate transporter 1-A, yielding MDTTTLATLAAATTVALASQSDMSGYLWLLVLGFIIAFILAFSVGANDVANSFGTAVGSGVVTLRQACILATIFETVGSVLLGAKVSETIRKGIIDVRMYNGSEHVLMAGSISAMCGSAVWQLAASFLKLPISGTHCIVGATIGFSMVARGHQGVKWMELLRIVASWFLSPVLSGIMSAILFYFVRKFILNKTNPVPNGLRALPIFYAITMGINLFSIMFTGAPLLGFDRVPWWGTLCISLGCAAVTALFVWFVVCPRLKKKIQAQTAAAPCAAPLMERDSSKPVQPQQSPVSHAPRPQSPPADSQKVAFKLGGSEETDLDSIDAETKDLDIANGLNGTVGPMVITDPHSGRSHTIHKDSGLYKDLLHKLHMAKVGECIGDSDTEERPIRRNNSYTSYTMAIYGIQGDVRYKDGDGGLQRRPRVDSYSSYSSAVSNRSAALDENVAQEAGTDLAGTDLEEDELEVDQPAVSSLFQFLQILTACFGSFAHGGNDVSNAIGPLVALWLLYESGSVLSSAPTPIWLLLYGGAGICIGLWVWGRRVIQTMGKDLTPITPSSGFSIELASAITVVVASNIGLPVSTTHCKVGSVVAVGWLRSRKSVDWRLFRNIFIAWFVTVPISGLISAAIMALFIYVVL